The following nucleotide sequence is from Allocatelliglobosispora scoriae.
AGATCCTCGCCGCCGCCGACCTCACCGGGATCGTCAAGCAGCGCGTCGACAAGCTGTCGGGCGGGCAGTCGCAGCGGGTGCGGTTCGCGTTCGCGCTGGCGGGGAACCCCGATCTGCTGGTGCTGGACGAACCGACCGCCGCCATGGACGTCGCGAGTCGGCAGGCCTTCTGGGCATCGATGCGCCGCCTCACCGACGGCGGCAAGACGGTCCTGTTCGCCACGCACTACCTGGAGGAGGCCGACGACTTCGCCGATCGCGTCATCGTCATGGCGGGCGGCCGGATCATCGCCGACGGCTCGGGTGCGCAGATCAAGAAGGTGGCCGGTGGGCGTACCGTCAGCTTCGATCTTGAAGGCGCGAGCGGCGACGGCCTGGCGGCACTGCCGGGGGTGACCTCGGCCGACGTTCGCGGCGGGCGGGTCTGGCTGCGCTGCAGCGACTCCGACGCGACCGTGCGCGCCCTCGTGCAGGGCGGGCACTCCTTCGGCAACCTGGAGATCGCCGGTGCCGGACTCGAAGAAGCGTTCCTCACCCTGACCAGCGCCGGCAAGGAGTAGCCATGATGCTCGCCTACCTGAAGTTCGAGCTGCGGCGGATGTACCGCGAGCCGCGCCTGATCATCTTCACCATCGCCATGCCCGTGATCATCTTCCTCGGCACCAGCTCCGCCTACTCGACCGACGACGCGGCCGAGACCCGCAAGACCATGACCTTCCTGATGGTCGCGTGGGCCGCGTACGGCGCGATGATCGGCACCTTCTCCACGGGGGTCGGCGTCTCCCAGGAGCGCTCGTCCGGCTGGCTGCGGCAGCTCCGGATCACGCCGCTGCCGCCGCTGCGGGTCGTCGTGATCAAGGCGATCGCCGCCACCCTCGTCGCGATCCCCGCGGTGATCGTGGTCAGCCTCATCGGCGGGCTGGTCAAGGGCGTCGAGATGGACGCCACCC
It contains:
- a CDS encoding ABC transporter ATP-binding protein produces the protein MSDAVRLSGVVKSYGAIRAVNDVDLTIGRGETVALLGPNGAGKSTTINMLLGLFTPDAGDIEVFGMSPARAVTSGKIGAMLQEGGFVPNATVGELIELCRALYPSPLPTAEILAAADLTGIVKQRVDKLSGGQSQRVRFAFALAGNPDLLVLDEPTAAMDVASRQAFWASMRRLTDGGKTVLFATHYLEEADDFADRVIVMAGGRIIADGSGAQIKKVAGGRTVSFDLEGASGDGLAALPGVTSADVRGGRVWLRCSDSDATVRALVQGGHSFGNLEIAGAGLEEAFLTLTSAGKE
- a CDS encoding ABC transporter permease: MMLAYLKFELRRMYREPRLIIFTIAMPVIIFLGTSSAYSTDDAAETRKTMTFLMVAWAAYGAMIGTFSTGVGVSQERSSGWLRQLRITPLPPLRVVVIKAIAATLVAIPAVIVVSLIGGLVKGVEMDATQWISLVALMWLGSAPFALLGLALGFLLPPQLAPPASFLITFTLAFAGGIFLPLDMMPSGLAAAARWMPSYRFAEFGWSVLDKQAPPMLGVAIVIGWTVVFALFASLTYRRSAAQK